The following nucleotide sequence is from Lacinutrix sp. Hel_I_90.
GGTATTGTTTCTATTGACAGAAACTTCGTCAATATCATAAATTTTAATGATTTTATCTTTAAGATCAATAATCACACGTTGTGCTGTTTTAGCACCAATTCCTTTTATAGATTGAATAAGCGCTACATCTTCTGTTGCGATCCCTTCACGAATTTGTTTTGGTGTTAAAGAGGACAGCATGGTACGTGCCGTATTTGTACCAATCCCACTCACTGAAATAAGTAGTCTAAACACGTCGCGTTCTCCTTTAGAAGCAAAACCATATAAAATATGGGCATCTTCTCTCACTTGCAAATGTGTAAATAGGTGTACGCTTTCCTGATCTGGAATTTGGGAAAAGGTGTTTAACGAGATATTGAGTAAATAACCAACACCATTACAGTCTATAGTGACGTCGGTTGGGTTTTTCTCAACCATTTTTCCCTTTATATGTGTAATCATTTACTAGCGGTTTGTTAAGCCACCAAATGTAATAAAATTATTGGACTAAAGTTTAACAGCAAATAAACTTCAAAATAGTCGATGCCATACGCTTCTTTTTACTTTATATTTTAATAGGAAACAAAACCCTAACTACTACTATGCTTACACTTCTGATTGCCTCTAAGGCAAATCGCATTCAAATTCATTTGGTATCATCTACTTTTTTGCTGGCACTATTGACTTATACTTTGTACTGTGACTCGCACACATAAAAAAGTAAAGCTTCATTTTTTCCTTTTATTATAAAGGATAAAATGAAGCCTATTTTTTTCTTTTCTTGGTATGTATCCTAAAAAATGAAATGAAAAAACAGTTGGAAAGAAGCTAAGCTATTTATTGTTTTAAGCTTGCTTTTTCCTTTTGTTGTGCATCAATAACAGCAATAGCGGTCATGTTTACAATTTCATCTACGCTGGCATCTAATTGCAAAATGTGCACGGGTTTGCGCAGTCCCATCATGATTGGGCCAATAGACTCTGCTTTATTCAGTTCTTTTAATAATTTGTACGTGATGTTTGCTGATTCTAAATTCGGAAAAATTAAGGTATTCACTTTCTTTCCTGCTAATTTTGAAAACGGAAAGATATCCTGTAACATTTTACTATTGAGGGCAAAATCTGTTTGAAGTTCGCCATCGACTAATAAATCTGGATGTCTACGGTGTAAATAAGACACGGCTTCGCGCACTTTAGTTGCGGTTTGGTCTTTTGAAGAGCCAAAGTTTGAAAAGCTAGTCATCGCCATGATAGGTTCTAAGCCAAACATTTTAACAACACCACTGGTCATTTGTGCAATCTTAATTAAATCTTTCGCACTCGGATTGATATTAATAGAGGTATCACTTAAAA
It contains:
- the ruvA gene encoding Holliday junction branch migration protein RuvA, producing the protein MITHIKGKMVEKNPTDVTIDCNGVGYLLNISLNTFSQIPDQESVHLFTHLQVREDAHILYGFASKGERDVFRLLISVSGIGTNTARTMLSSLTPKQIREGIATEDVALIQSIKGIGAKTAQRVIIDLKDKIIKIYDIDEVSVNRNNTNKDEALSALEVLGFVKKQAERVVDKIVVAQPDATVEAIIKQALKNL